In Marinicauda algicola, one DNA window encodes the following:
- a CDS encoding protein-L-isoaspartate(D-aspartate) O-methyltransferase: MAEPHDPRTIQLVMALRKAGITDKAVLGAIERTPRDLFVAPGFLDQAWENRPLPIDCGQTISQPYVVALMTQALKVDDRCKVLEIGTGSGYQAAILARLARRVYTIERYRTLLKAAEARFETLRLTNIVTRIGDGSKGWPEQAPFDRIMVTAAAPERPEALLEQLKDGGLCVAPVQNGPVQTLMRYERRGDEIAETALGDVRFVPLVPGPARAL; the protein is encoded by the coding sequence ATGGCCGAGCCGCACGATCCGCGCACCATCCAGCTCGTCATGGCGCTGAGGAAGGCGGGCATCACCGACAAGGCCGTGCTGGGCGCGATCGAGCGCACCCCGCGCGACCTGTTCGTCGCGCCGGGCTTTCTCGACCAGGCCTGGGAGAACCGGCCCCTGCCCATCGATTGCGGCCAGACCATTTCCCAGCCCTATGTCGTCGCGCTGATGACGCAGGCGCTCAAGGTCGACGACCGCTGCAAGGTGCTCGAGATCGGCACCGGCTCGGGCTACCAGGCCGCGATTCTCGCCCGGCTCGCCCGGCGGGTCTATACGATCGAGCGCTACCGCACCCTGCTGAAGGCGGCCGAGGCGCGCTTCGAGACGCTGCGCCTGACCAACATCGTCACGCGGATCGGGGACGGCTCGAAGGGCTGGCCCGAGCAGGCCCCGTTCGACCGCATCATGGTCACCGCCGCCGCGCCGGAGCGCCCCGAAGCGCTGCTCGAGCAGCTGAAGGATGGCGGCCTGTGCGTCGCCCCGGTGCAGAACGGGCCGGTCCAGACCCTGATGCGCTACGAGCGCCGCGGCGACGAGATCGCCGAGACCGCGCTCGGCGACGTGCGCTTCGTGCCGCTGGTCCCGGGCCCGGCCCGCGCGCTCTAG
- the surE gene encoding 5'/3'-nucleotidase SurE, translated as MTSFLGDNPRILITNDDGIRAPGLKVLWDIARSISDDVWVVAPAEEQSGMSRALTLNMPLRIRETEERWYAVTGTPSDCVLMGVQDIVTGREPDLVLSGVNRGQNIAEDVTVSGTVAGAMQGLTLGIPSIAFSQAYGFEGRAAIKWQTARAFGPVVLKRLLETRWSENVIMNVNFPDREPEDVREIEVTVQGRRDQHNLHAEARTDLRGQAYYWLGFHGKLSDPPLGTDLRATYEGRISITPLHMDLTHHETRERLAEAMNGRVEPEKGGA; from the coding sequence ATGACCTCCTTCCTCGGCGACAATCCGCGCATCCTCATCACCAATGACGACGGCATCCGCGCGCCGGGGCTGAAGGTGCTCTGGGACATCGCGCGCTCGATCTCCGACGATGTCTGGGTGGTCGCCCCGGCCGAGGAGCAGTCGGGCATGAGCCGGGCGCTGACCCTGAACATGCCGCTGCGCATCCGCGAGACCGAGGAGCGCTGGTATGCGGTCACCGGCACGCCGTCCGACTGCGTGCTGATGGGTGTGCAGGACATCGTCACCGGCAGGGAGCCCGACCTCGTCCTCTCCGGCGTCAATCGCGGCCAGAACATCGCCGAGGACGTCACCGTCTCCGGCACGGTCGCCGGCGCGATGCAGGGGCTGACCCTCGGCATTCCCTCGATCGCGTTCTCCCAGGCCTACGGCTTCGAGGGGCGGGCCGCCATCAAGTGGCAGACCGCGCGGGCCTTCGGCCCGGTGGTGCTCAAGCGCCTGCTGGAGACGCGCTGGAGCGAGAACGTGATCATGAACGTGAACTTCCCCGACCGCGAGCCGGAGGACGTGCGCGAGATCGAGGTCACCGTCCAGGGCCGGCGCGACCAGCACAACCTGCATGCCGAGGCGCGCACCGATCTCCGCGGCCAGGCCTATTACTGGCTCGGCTTCCACGGCAAGCTCTCCGATCCCCCGCTCGGCACCGATCTTCGCGCCACCTACGAGGGCCGCATCTCGATCACGCCGCTGCACATGGACCTGACCCACCACGAGACCCGAGAGCGCCTGGCCGAGGCGATGAACGGGCGGGTCGAGCCGGAGAAGGGCGGCGCCTGA
- the serS gene encoding serine--tRNA ligase: MHDIRFIRENPEAFDAAMRARGLEAQSARLIELDRARREATTARQELETERNAKSRLIGQAKAKGDEAEFERLRAEVEALKAKMEEADEAARKGDELLDQHLASLPNMPHEDVPVGADESANEEVRGWGEPKAYDFEVRDHVALGEGLNGLDFESAAAMSGARFAVMSGPVSRLHRALAAFMLDIHTAEHGYREVSPPYMVRDEALFGTGQLPKFAEDLFRADHHWLIPTAEVPLTNIVRDAIHAEDKFPLRMTAHTPCFRSEAGSAGRDTRGLIRMHQFDKVELVSIVKPEESEDELERMTNCAEEILRRLELPYRVMLLSTGDMGFAARKTYDLEVWLPSQDTYREISSCSDCGDFQARRMNARFRREGEKKPEFLHTLNGSGVAVGRALVAVLENHQRADGTIAIPKALQPYLGGVEVLTAS; this comes from the coding sequence ATGCACGATATCCGCTTCATCCGCGAGAATCCCGAAGCCTTCGACGCCGCGATGCGCGCGCGCGGGCTGGAGGCTCAGTCCGCCCGGCTGATCGAGCTCGACAGGGCCAGGCGCGAGGCCACCACGGCCCGCCAGGAGCTGGAGACCGAGCGCAATGCCAAGTCCAGGCTGATCGGCCAGGCCAAGGCCAAAGGCGACGAGGCCGAGTTCGAGCGCCTGCGCGCGGAGGTCGAGGCCCTCAAGGCGAAAATGGAGGAAGCCGACGAGGCCGCCCGCAAGGGCGACGAACTTCTCGATCAGCATCTGGCCAGCCTGCCCAACATGCCCCACGAGGACGTGCCGGTCGGCGCCGACGAGAGCGCCAACGAGGAGGTGCGCGGCTGGGGCGAGCCCAAGGCGTACGATTTCGAGGTGAGGGACCATGTCGCGCTCGGCGAGGGGCTGAACGGGCTCGATTTCGAGAGCGCCGCGGCGATGTCGGGCGCGCGCTTTGCCGTGATGAGCGGGCCGGTCTCGCGCCTGCACCGCGCGCTCGCCGCCTTCATGCTGGACATCCACACGGCCGAGCACGGCTATCGCGAGGTCAGCCCGCCCTACATGGTGCGCGACGAGGCCCTGTTCGGGACGGGCCAGCTGCCTAAGTTCGCCGAGGATCTGTTCCGCGCCGACCACCACTGGCTGATCCCCACCGCCGAAGTGCCGCTGACGAACATCGTGCGCGACGCCATCCACGCCGAGGACAAATTCCCGCTGCGCATGACCGCGCACACGCCCTGCTTCCGCTCCGAAGCCGGCTCGGCCGGACGCGATACGCGCGGGCTCATCCGCATGCACCAGTTCGACAAGGTGGAGCTCGTCTCCATCGTGAAGCCGGAGGAGAGCGAGGACGAGCTCGAGCGCATGACGAACTGCGCGGAGGAGATCCTGCGCCGGCTCGAACTGCCCTACCGGGTGATGCTGCTCTCGACCGGGGACATGGGGTTCGCCGCGAGGAAGACCTACGATCTCGAGGTCTGGCTGCCGAGCCAGGATACCTACCGGGAAATCTCCTCCTGCTCGGACTGCGGCGATTTCCAGGCCCGGCGCATGAATGCGCGCTTCCGGCGCGAAGGCGAGAAGAAGCCGGAATTCCTTCACACGCTCAACGGTTCGGGCGTGGCCGTCGGGCGCGCGCTGGTCGCGGTTCTGGAAAACCACCAGCGCGCGGACGGCACGATCGCGATCCCGAAGGCCCTACAGCCCTATCTGGGCGGCGTCGAGGTGCTCACCGCGTCATGA